The Chiroxiphia lanceolata isolate bChiLan1 chromosome 4, bChiLan1.pri, whole genome shotgun sequence genome includes the window CGAGTGCCgcgggcgggagcggccccggcccggccccggaGGGCACTATACGATGTTCTGGGCCCCGGGCAGGGGGCCCTGGGGGGGGCCGGGATCCGGCTTCCcgtggagctgtgccagctgcagcaCCGGCATGTTACACAGCGGGCACACCTTCCGCACCTCCAGCCACTTGATGAGGCACCTgcgggacacggggggacaccgGCGTTAGTGGGGACACCTGGGATCACAGCTGGAACAGTGGGGACACACCTGGCATTAGTGGGGACACACCTGGAATAGCGGGGACACCTGGAATAGTGGGGACACACATGGAATAATGGGGACACACCTGGAACAGTGGGGACACACATGGAATAGTGGGGACACACCTGGTATTAGTGGGGACACATGGAATAGTGGGGACACACATGGAATAATGGGGACACAAGTGGAATAGTGGGGACAGACCCAGCATTAATGGGGGGCTGCAAAAATCCCCCCCTAAAACCCACTGACCCCTCCCcctggggctttgctgctgcctccaATTTTTAATTCACCATTTGGGTGCCTTTATAGTTtattgggtttgggggtttttttgtgtgtgtgtgtataaatacatgGATTTTGTGTAGATAggttttatatatgtatatatatatacataaaatttatatttatgtttatgAAATAGAGATATAAAAATTTATACAcgtacaaaaattaaataaaatatatacactAAAGATGTCTATGAATACATACAAATATGCATAGAAATTATACATAAGCTATGAATAATATACATAAtcatatatataatgtatatataaattaatgaaaatataaaatatgtgaaTAATTATATATACTATAATACTATTACATGTTATATATTCtattaattatataatatataacatatacaTATAGAAATATACAAAACATACAATACATggataataatataaaataaaaataatataaaaataatatataaaacacaTGATGtataagtaaatataaaaatgtgttatataaaaattattataaatatatctatattatatactataaatatatatcatatatatactatgtgtatatatactatgtatatgtgtgtacatatatatgcatatgtagagaatatatagtatatatattatatatactctatataatatattatgtatgtatatataatagAATATTACATAGTATTGGAtaacaaatatatatgtaatattatatatagtatatatattatatatataacatatatattatatagtgTTATTATATAAACCACAACATTATTATGGAGTAATGTAAATTTTAGTGAGTTTGCTTTATATAAAccacacatatataaaatacatatatttacatttttcatggaattacagactgagctggaagggatccatgAGGATCACCAAGGCCAACTCCCGACCCAGCATGAGGCAACCTACAAGTTGAACCCCAGACCCTGGAATGATGCCCAAATGGTCCCTGCAGATCCCTGGGGAGCTGTTACCGTGGGTCTGGGGAtctattttataaatttatataaattttatagatgcaaatacacacacacaggggacATGAAGAGCTTGGAATACGTAAAGTGTgtatatatctctatatatacacacatatatatctaaatgtatatatatatgtgaagCACTTTTGCCAGCTTTTGATTGTATCTTTGCTGCTCCACATGCTCTAATTCATTCAATAAGGGGCTGTGATTCCTGCCCCTGGAATGGGGGTGGAAAAAGCCCCcggggaggagcagcagcagcaggaggcctCAGGCcaggagccccccagccccaatcCCAGTGCCCACACTTACTTCCTGTGGAAAGCATGTTTGCAGGGACAGATGCCCAGCTCGTCCTTGGGCTTGAACTCCTCCAGGCACACGGCACAGATCTGGAAGGGTTGGGATGCAGAGGGAAGGTCAGTGGTCAGGAAGCAACGTTTGCACATGAAAATACACAGACGGCTCTGAACCAGccaaaatcagagaatcatggaatggtttgggttggaagggactttaagatcatccagtcccaccccctgccatgggcagggacaccttccactagcccaggctgctccaagccccatccaacctggccttggacacttccagggatgagaaagccacagcttttcctggcaacctgtgccagggcctcaccacctgCATCAGAGGGGTGAAATCCTCCCTAAAACCTTCCCAAATTTTACTGCCCAGGCTCAGCCTGGAGTCTCCCTTTCCTGGCAGAAGGGaccctggagccttcccagAGCAACAGCCACGAAGCTGGGATGTGTATGATGTGCCAGGAGCTTTTAGGGTGCAGGGGGATGGATCCAcactgctgctgtccccaggccTGAGCTGCATGCACAGGGATAACTCTAGGaacaggaaaaggcaaagggTGCATCtatcccagggctgggaaagctggTGGCTGTTTTCCCAGCAGGCAAAAGACTCAGCTGAAAACTCCTTCCCTGCTTAGTTGTGACTCATTTTGGATATTCCTGGAGATTTTGGGTATTCCCGGCTGGTTTTCCCAGCCCCCTCGGCCCGGGATCTGTGTCTGTCCACAACAAGGGCCAGGTGCAGCTGCCGGGACCATCCCCCAAGGAACACACACATCCCGAGCTCCCCCGGGGCCTGGGAGAGGCAGAATgatggaaaaaggggaaaaccaaacccagagaggcagggggaagggctggcccccccagggctccgGGCGGCCACCCCGTCATGTTGGAAAATTCCCACCCCgtgctctgcttttcagaaacacttACTGCAAAGGCCAGGATCCAAATGCCCAAAAAGGGATATTTTGGAGCAAAACCCTTCCAGCCTTTCGCAAACCCCAGGGAAGagcctgagctgctctgtgtccttCCCCACAGACTCCTCGTCCTCCCCAAAAGCTGGGAGAGCTGCGGAGAGCTGGGAAGAGACGTAGAGGAGGAGGGACGGAGCGGGACGGAGCGTTACTGCTGCTGTTCCCGACCCTGGCacattcccaaatccctcctACAACCCTGGGAAGCGCTTTGAAGTCCGTTTGccgacaaaaaaaaaaaagcactgcagGTCGATTGCAGGGAGGGGACCAGAAATAGGGGCCTCCAGCGGGGACTGCTCGGAACCCTGGGGCCCTTGGGATTTACCCCCCGGCCGCGGGGAGCGGAGGGTGAGGATAAAACGTGGGATGGGCTCTGCCCagggaattaaaataaaataaatagtggCTTATAAACAACTGGAGCTGGCACTGAGCAGATGAGTGGCCTCGTGCCCGGGACGTGGGTGGGCATTTCTGTTGTCTTTGGGGGAATAAATAAATCCAGCCCGTGTTTGACGTGGGATTCGAGCACATTCCTGCTCAACTTCAGCGGGAAAAAGGGGCTGTAAGTAGGGACACTCAGCCCCAAAAGGCCGGGAAGATCATGGAGAACAACGGAGGTGTCTCAGACCTcacggggcagggagggagaggtggatCTGCctctcccaggggctgggggagggtgTTTATCCCAGACTCCAGTtttccctgcccagagctgcgCTGGATATCGTCACGCTCCGGAGGGGACGTCCCCACCCAGGGACACTGTTTATCCAAGGCCCAGCTTTCCTTGGCCTCCCCTTATCCACAGCTCCTTATCGCTGCCATAATAATAGggcaataaataataataatggtgCAGTGAAAGCTCGAGGGGAGCCAAGAGGAGGGAGATGGTTTAATCCACACCTTTGCAGAGGTGCTTTCCTCCTTTCCAAAGCACACCTGGCTGTGTGCCCTGCTCCCAAGGGAGTTAAATTTGAGGATTTTCCCCCTCCATagggtgaggaagaggagggtgagggAGCCTTTGCTGCCCAGGATGTGCTCACCTCGTGGAGGTTCAGCTCCTTCACCTTCTCCTTGAGTATAACCTGCAAGACAAAGTGCTGGGGtcaggacagagctgctgctgtgagcatTCCCAGGAAAAATCTCCATAAAGAGATGCAGTTGAGTGTCCCAGTAGAATTGGGAACCTCCCAGCAaacctggcacagccagggagtGCGTGGGGCCTTCAcccctgagcagggacaggagaaaggcagtgctggcacagacAAAACCACGAACACAAGGACCAAATCCAGGAGGTTTCTTCCCAAATTTAACCCTCCTGGGCTCCCATACTCTGCCACAAGCCCCTGCATGGATATCTGCTGCTTCATTCTCACTCCATCCAGGCTGAACACCTGGAGAGGGCCATAAATCCAGGACAACGGTTTGCTACCACCCTGACCCCACCCAGTTTCCTGCTTGAACAACGGatcagaggcagaaaaatccCATAAATCCTGGAGAAAACAGGACGTTGAAGCAGCAACTTGACACCCACCTCTGGGCCCTCTTTATTTTAACTGGGTATTGTGGGTGTGTGCAGGGTAGAGCTGGGATTGCCAAGGGGACGTGgagctgttccctgggagagCCCTGTGGGTTCAGAGCAGCTGggtccagccctgggagcagattcAGACCCCACAAAACATGGTTTGCTGGCTGGGGATGTTCCCACTGCTTGGCAGAAAACCTGGAGACCTGCAGATGAGCAGGTGAGGGATGGTCCTGGGGGGCCCAGCTGGTGGAGAACAATTAAATCACCAGGGACAGAGATTGTTACAACTGCTCTTCCAGGGCCAAAAACCTCCCAAGGAGAGGATCAGCACAAGGAAACCTGATGGAGTGGCTGCTCCAATGTGCATTTGGCACTAGGCAcgaagggaaggagagggaaactTCCTGAGGGTCATCTCACCTGTTTGTAGGCGTAAAGCTCTTTGTGTGCCTGGTGCCTGAGCCTGCAAGGAAACCAGGGAGAAACGTGAGGACAGGCAAAAAAACCAGGATTACTGTAACACTTCAAAcgtttcccttccctcctttccagatctaatatattaatttttaatttttcatttcagaactGAGAATGGCCACATGAAACAACATGTTTAAGAAACATCCAATTTTCCCTGTTCTTGGGAAGGGAATGTCTCCATCCCAAAGCACACAGCTGTTCCCGTGTTCCTCTTTTAAGGACATGCCAGACATCACCCACACTGTTAAGACCAGTAAAAGCTGATGGGTAAATCACAAGCTGCCACAAATCCCCCTCAGTTTCCAACCACTTCTGCTGTCAACAATTCCTAGATTTTGGATAGAGCACTGTTTTCCAAGTGATGGGGACTCAGACCTGAGGAAAGCTCCACTTCTACTCCAGCAAGGATGGGGAAGGAGACATTGGGTTCCTCAAACTCAGCGTTATCCTCTCAACTCTACGATCATCCACTCCTGGAGCAAATCAGGGGATGGAGATGAATGGGATGAACCTATTCCAAGGAcacctgctgcagtgggaagtccagctggtggcagcaggaatTTGAGGTCACAAGCAAAGAGCTGGTTccattccctccctctccagaCTCCCCTTTCCAGAGCCAAAACCAAGAGCAGCCTGTTTTCCACAGCCCAGGGTAGCGCTCCACAGGCATCCACTGGCTGGAGAAGCCCATTATGAtcccaaaataaatacatttaaaataaaaaaataactaatatTGCCTCTCATTACCAGACATGGCTCTTAGTGAAGTGCTCTGGAAGCTCAGGAGGGAAGACATCTAAGGTAAAGAGTTGGCCAAGGACTTTCCATAAGGAGTCAGCGTGTGGCTGCAGGGCTTGGAGAGCTGTAGGAGTATTTTCCCCAGCCAGTCCTGACTGTGAATTCAGAGGGAAACCCCCTTGCCTGGAATTTAATTTCTCCGAAAATATTATTCTGGGGGCTGTCTCAAACCCCTGGCTGAGTTCATGGGGGTTTTCCAATCCTGCCACGCCGCAGTGGGTGAGTTACAAAAATACGATGGAAAAATGTATCCTTGTGCTCAGATCTCCCCCTAAAATGTGGGCCTTAAAAGTTAAAGAATGGTTAAGAACACACCTTAatgctgcagagagagatggATAAAGTTGGCTCCTGAGTCCCAAATTTTATGGGGAGCCATTCCTCCTGCTCCAACAGTGCTGCCTGGCAGGAACCTTCCTGCAGAACCACGGAAAAcactgcagcaggcagggaaggggaggaggaggccgGGGTCGCATCCCTCTGCCAGTGACCCCGAGCAGAAACATGAGCAGAAGATGCAGGAACAATAGAGAAAACAGGATGAAACCGGCCCAATCCGCAGGGATCCGGTGGCTGGGAAAGCGGTTATGAAACACAGATGGAGAGAGGCTCGGCGTGCGGCTGCAGACCACATACAACGGGAAAACTCTCCCGGAATGGGAAGAAACACCCGCCTGACGGATCCTGGGCCACCAAGGATTTGGTGAGCCAAAGCCACTGGAGTATCTGGACCAGCAGTGGGGAAGAAGGAGCCACCTGGCCCTGGATCTGCGCAGCTCCGGGCTGTCAGCACGGGCGCTACGATGCCAAGGGTTGGTGCTGAGCTAGACAGGGAGTTTTTCCCAAAAAATCCCTCCCTGGAGGTTATGGGGAGCAGCACGAGCACATCTGGTGCCGGAGCGTGCGAGCTCTGTCCGCTCCTCCACACTTCCCTCTCAAAGCCAGGATCCAGAGCCAGATGGCTCCTGGTCAGGCCTGGTGCAGCTGTCGTAAGGAGACCCCGGATCCTGGCAGGCCCAGGGCTCCATCCATCTCGTGTCAAGCGCTGTGACTCCGGAGGAATTTCTGGCAGATGTCTGCCCGAGATAAGGGACCACACAGCGCGTGGCTGCGGATCGTGTGTGCGCCGCCACCCAGCCCCCAGTTTAATATCCACCTCTCCTGGGCTTTGGGATGTCTGCCCGCAGGAATGGGAGtgccctgctcctctgggggACTGAATCACCTATAGCAAGGGAACGACTGCAGGAATAAAATGCAGAGGCAACACTTTTTGCAGATTTACCTCCAAGATCTGCTTATTTCATGCTCCACAGTAGAAGGAATAGAAAGGCAGGCACTGACTCTTTGCCCCATCACTGTCgctgttcccagcccagctgggctccTTGGACtcttcatggaatcacagaatcatttaagttggaaaagccctccaaaaccatcaagtccaaccattcccccagcactgtcaaggccaccactaactCATGTCCCCAGGTGTCACATCTGCGtggcttttaaatccttccagggatggggactccaacactgccctgggcagctgtgccagggttgAACAGTCCTTTTGATGGAGAAATTatccccaatatccaacctgaacctcctctggcacaacttgaggccgtttcctctcctcctgtcccttgttcactgggagcagagcttgACACcgcccccccagctcctccctcctgtcagggaattgCAGAACCAGAaggtcctccctgagcctccttttctccaggttgagctccacccagctccctcagccgttcctggtgctccagacccttccccagctccattcgTTTTTCTGGACACAAAACCAGCGTTGGATCCTGGTGGGTCTGAATGCAGAAGGAAACAGCCCCACAAAAAATGGGCTTTTTAGGGGCTGTGTTCCCTGCACCTCCTGGAGACTTTGAGCTGCCctaggctgggctgggatgagCCCCATGTGATCCTGTAGAAAGCATGGAGAGAGGATGCTGCAGCCTTCACTCAGGGTGAGCGTGGCATTGCTCGGCTCAGCATCCTTCTGGACTGGGTTTTATGGGACCGAAGGCAACACGATTTTATCACTTTCATTAATTCAGCAGAGATCAGACACCACCAGCCAcctgcaaaatttaatttccttgttcttcccctttttatctgtaatttttccaagcagaggcagcagccatGAGGGACCCCAGCTTCAGCCTGAGTggtttgcagcagcagaagagctcGAGATTCACCTGGACAGTGCACAGGTAACGATGAcctttgctgtgctttgtgctGAAATCCCTGTAAGACTTTTTTGAGCCAATCCAATTAATTAAAAGTGCCACTTTTCCTCCCTTTGGAGCTGGCAGAGTGTTCTGTATTGACACAGCTGAGAAGCACAGCCCGTGCTCTCTCCTCCCCTGGCACATCCTTTATTTAAGGCCTCAGCTCTGGATTTGGGGTTAATACACCAGACACTGGCTTTTCCATGGATGCAGAGGAGAGCTGCACAGGATGCTCTGATTCAGAGCAGGCCATGAGAACCAGGGTGGTGTCACGAGCCTCACTTGGTATTTGCCAAATATTTGCAGATGTGGAGTCACgggaaagcagggagagggaggggataGGCTGTGTTGACTCTGCACCTCTGGGGGTGCTGTTATCTGCAAATAACCCCTATGGATACAAGGGGAGCTCCTGAGGGGACCATCCTGGCCCTCTGCCTGGGTTGGTCTCTCTGCCCTTGCAGGTGGGTGGTCCTCATCCTGCTCTCCACCTACAAGgctccccaaaccccaccaaaGCTCATTTTATATCCCTCACAAGCTGTGATTACACAGCAGCTTCCGTGGAGGTGGATGCTCCTGGGACACTGGCACAGCTAAAACCCACGGCACGGCAAAACCCTCCAAAACACGGGCTGCAGGATCCtgttttggttctgttttgCCAATAGAAGAGCTGAGGGAGGAGGTCTGAAGAGCCATTTGTAGAGTCTCTATAGAGTTTCAGGCTATAAAGGGATCACTGGATGATCTAATCCAGCCTCCCATCTATCATAAGTCGCTAAATAGCACCTCGGGAACGGGAGCCAAAATGTCTCGTCCAGAAAGGTCCTCGGTCTTGATTTAAAGACGTGAAGAGACACAGGACTTGCCACTTCCTTGCTGGCTCCTTTCACCGGTTACTCACCCTCTCTCTTACAACACGCCTCCAACTTCTATATTTAAAGATTTTCTGGCTTGACCTTCCAGACATTACTCCTTGTTATTCCTTCTTTGGGGCAGAACACACCCAGCGAGACCTGGTGCCCAGGAAAATACTCTCAAAGCCCAAAACACCACTTCATTTTCCAAGTGAGCCGTATGGATTCAAGCTCCACCTGAGCCTTCCTGAACACCTTTggtctatttttttattttgcatccCCTCCCACTGGTGTCCCAGTTAAAATGCAAACACTGGATGCAAATCCCAGCACATTGCTAACATTGAGCACCATGATGTTAATGTGAACAATCACCTCGTCTACCAGGAGGGACAGATGTGCTGCACCtcaaaacacctttttcttGTGCAtaattgtggggaaaaaattaagatatGATGCCCATGCAGTCCAAATCACCCCTGGGTAAACCTGGCTCTGGGCTCATCTGCATGTTTTATGAGGTTTTGCTTCGTACAGAGCTGAAAATGGGTGGAAATTATCAAGTATTTAGAAGGTGACATGGAAATCTTGCTTCCCAGGTCTCCGAAAGCAGGACAAAACATTTTTAGCACCTTCTGGATAGAAAATCTGGTGGGAAtggctgctgtgagcagggctCCATGGTGCAAGGAGAGACTGGGAATCTGTCTTatggggacagagggaggggaTGCAATGGATGTATGAtaagcagggagctggggccaGCTGAaaagccagagggaagggaaagggcatggaaaagctggagaggagagTTCTGGGCACACAGGATTTTGGCTGCCACTGCTGGCAGTGATGCCCTCTGCTTCCAGCCACAGGGAGAGGTGCAGCCAGCCCCCCATCCCGGCTTCTCAGCACACCTTGCCCCTATCACCACCTCAATCCCCAGGCACTGCACTTTTCCCCacttggcttttgttttccctccgGCAGGAAGAGTTTTCTCCTCTCAATTAGCAGCCCAACAATCTCCCCAACGGCccataaaataattaaaataagcCCCAAACTGGAACAACCTTTGGCCCTCCCGTCCCGCTCCCCATCGCTCAGATTAACACATCAACTCTGCATCATTAATCTCCAAACTGTGCTGTTGAAGGAGCAATTTGTGTCCAATAACCAACGGAGCAGGTATTAAACATTCCTTAAGCACATGGGACACGAGTTACTCATTACAGAGGCAAACGTGTTGAAACATTAAGCAGAAAGCAGGGACTGTAAAATGTCCCTTCCCAGGCTTTCTGATTCCATGCCTGCTTGAGCACATGTGTGTCTCctggtttttttaagtggatAATGTGACTACCTTGTGGGGTGTCAGGTTCACGGGAAGATAAGATGATGCCACGCTCTTCTTGGGATGGAGAGGGATCAGTGGCAGGCTCAGAACCAGGGAAGCTCTTGGGGAACACTCCTCTTACAACCTTCCCTTACCTGATCAAGTAGCAACAGAAGAGCAAACTGAGGATGAAGACGAAGATGGCCGTGCCGAAAACCACGATGTATATGTTGAGAGGAAGGTTCTGGAACCCGATGTTCGGCATCCTGAAACTGTAATGCTGGAAGTCCGAGCTCATGGGTAGGCTGTggagacaggaagaaaacacatgGATGTGAGGCTCTTTCAGGATGCACTCTGGAGACCAGAAGTCCCTCCAAAGGGAGGCGGAGGGGGAAGAAGGTGACTTCTCACTCGTCCCCCTCTGAGATGAAGCCATCCTTGCCCAAAACTGAGCCCCCAGCTTGGTAAACCTGAAAACAAAGCGGGCTGGatcagccagggctgggattttccctctcctgctgtgAGCTTCTCCTCCAGCTATTTTCCTTACACACGTCACCCTTCCAGTTAAACGCTGCATCAGATGGATGGCTGGGAATTGCATCCAAGCAACCCTAGTGTCCCTCAAACCCCTCAGTAACGGggtaaaaatactgaaagcagcCAGAAAGCCTTGGAGCAAGgcagtttttccttcctttcccctccagcAGTTTCCAAGACCGATTCCTCATCCCTTAGAATCCCCCCTCCAAAACTATTGAGGGTCTGGCATGCAGTGCATCgccagcagaagggagaggaCACGGACATTCCCAGGCCACACAGCAGCACCGCCGAGCGAAATCACAGGGAGACCACGGAGTCTGTAAAAgaggctttgtttgttttcccgTGTGAGATCCGGGTTTGGTGGTTTAAGAGCATTTTTGCAGGTTTCAGCTTTAACTCCCCAGCACAACCCCCCAGGAAAACCCCGAGGCACCGGCGGCCAAGAGGAAGGCGCGGCGATTTTGGCTGTCACGTACCACGCCTGGGACGCGTGACCAGAACCTCCCTCCCCTCGGAGAGCCCCGGCTAAACCCCGAGCAGCTGCCTGGGATAACGACTGCGGTGTAtcatctcccccccccccccccccaggattTTAATTGCACTTATTTATTATTCCTTATCTTTCCATCGTTCTCTCTGAGCCGTTCGCCCTCGGATGAGCCCAACCGTCGCTGGCCAGGCACAGAGTTCCCCCGCCCCCAGCTCAGAAAAGGAAGTTACAAAATACACcttgttttcccttctgccCACGGGAGAGGGCTGGATGCGGCGGGCGATGAAGTTTGGCAACAAGCAAGGAAAGTACCTGCAGTCTGAACACTGTTTGCCAAATAAAATCACCGAGGGATAACAAAAGCCTCCCCTGGAGCGGGGAGTTTTCGACGGCGCAGCAATTGCACAGCTCCTCGCTTTGCACGGGGTGAGAAGACAATGGGGAAAATGCAGGATCTCAACCCAAACGTGTCAGGGAGCGACGCTCTGAAATCAGTGTGTCCTCTGAGTGTCCCTTCAAGCAGCATCCTCACTCCTGAAGCTCTTTTTCCCCTTGAGGTCTCTTTTTTGCCGAACCCTTTGGGCTTTCCTCTGTCTTGCCATCATAATCTCCAGGTCTAGACTCACCTTTCATCCCGGCTGCCCCACAGGCTCTATCCCCTCACCACAGGCAGCATTCCCACAGGTACTGAACACCCGCCCGGGAGCCTCCTCGCTCCGGCTGCTTTCAGTTTCCTCAGCTCGCTGGAAGTTTCGAGGAGACTTCTGGTAGAGCCTGGATTTGATTAAAGCCTCCAGAGACCAACACGCATGTTCAGAACCTCTCCCGGCCAACGTGGAAGCGCCGCAAGAGCTCGGGGAGCCGGCACATCCCCCTGCCAGCGCCGGTGGGGATGGGATTTTATAGCCCAGCAACCACCCGGCAGCTCCCGCTCCTCCACCGACGCTTGTTCCACTCCGCTGAGCTGGTTTGctttgcaaataaattaaaaaaaaagcccaaaccagcCCCCAAAACCTTTGTTCCCGGCTCCGGCGGAGTTAATGCGCAGCTCGGCGTCGCAGAGCGGGGTTGGGTTTGGTTCTCAGCCCCGCTCTGTTTCCTGGGTCAAAGGGGTCTTTGGACGGTTCAGGGACTCCCCTCGGTCACGCTCAGAGCACGAGGATGTGTCTGCAGAACGAGGCTTTGGCTGCCCCACCTCGCCCTGGGGCTCGTGCTGATAATCACCAGCGTCAGCCAAGGTTGGccgcctccagcccctcaaccCCCCTGGAGAAAGGTCCTCCATCTGGGAAAGTTCCGGATGGTTTTTTTGCAAGGAAGGAGAGACCACTCTTGGAAAAGAGGCAACAAAACCAACCGGCGCAGGACTATCGCTTTTCT containing:
- the RNF24 gene encoding RING finger protein 24 isoform X2; the protein is MSSDFQHYSFRMPNIGFQNLPLNIYIVVFGTAIFVFILSLLFCCYLIRLRHQAHKELYAYKQVILKEKVKELNLHEICAVCLEEFKPKDELGICPCKHAFHRKCLIKWLEVRKVCPLCNMPVLQLAQLHGKPDPGPPQGPLPGAQNIV
- the RNF24 gene encoding RING finger protein 24 isoform X1 is translated as MNLVWDSLDLHRGGLKGCPGRLSPHGMAGSLPMSSDFQHYSFRMPNIGFQNLPLNIYIVVFGTAIFVFILSLLFCCYLIRLRHQAHKELYAYKQVILKEKVKELNLHEICAVCLEEFKPKDELGICPCKHAFHRKCLIKWLEVRKVCPLCNMPVLQLAQLHGKPDPGPPQGPLPGAQNIV